A genomic window from Vampirovibrio chlorellavorus includes:
- a CDS encoding FliI/YscN family ATPase, translating into MSESLIPDDTLQDTRTRIREILYSTDLYKYKGRVSRLQGLTVEAQLPKLKIGDLCFIEGVDGDAKAAEVVAFKGDTAQMLLLYDGTGISQGSWVTTTNAPITVPVGDFLMGRLISPLGEPMDGMPMDTSKAQFVSIEAAPPDPLHRPIIKNTFFTGVRAVDSLLTMGAGQRMGLFAGSGVGKSTMLGMIARNSEADVNVVALIGERGREVKEFMENSLGEEGMARSVLVCATGDQPPLLRMKCLQTATAVAEYFRDQGKKVFLMTDTVTRCAMSGREVGLAIGEPPTMKGYPPSIFSWLQKVLERTGITEKGSITALYTVLMEGDDINDPVVDTVRGIIDGHIFLSRKIAAQNRYPAIDILGSVSRLFTEICDEEHMRAAGKMRELMAVYQDARDLIDVGAYEHGSNPKIDVAIRMMPEIDNFLRQRINDDVSMESTLNQLKGMMADVQI; encoded by the coding sequence ATGAGCGAATCCCTGATCCCCGACGATACCCTACAGGACACCCGCACCCGCATTCGGGAAATCTTGTACAGCACGGATCTCTACAAGTACAAGGGCCGGGTCTCCCGGCTGCAAGGCCTGACGGTGGAAGCCCAGCTTCCCAAACTGAAAATTGGCGACCTGTGCTTTATTGAAGGGGTGGATGGTGATGCCAAAGCCGCCGAAGTGGTAGCCTTCAAGGGGGATACCGCCCAAATGCTGCTGCTCTACGATGGGACGGGCATTTCTCAAGGGAGCTGGGTGACCACCACCAATGCCCCTATCACCGTACCGGTGGGTGATTTTCTGATGGGACGCCTGATTTCTCCCTTGGGGGAACCCATGGACGGCATGCCTATGGATACCAGCAAGGCCCAGTTCGTCAGCATTGAAGCCGCCCCTCCCGACCCCTTGCACCGTCCCATCATCAAAAACACCTTTTTTACCGGTGTGCGAGCCGTGGACAGCCTGTTGACCATGGGCGCCGGACAGCGCATGGGCCTCTTTGCCGGTTCCGGGGTGGGGAAATCCACCATGCTGGGCATGATTGCCCGGAACTCGGAAGCGGATGTCAACGTAGTCGCCCTCATCGGCGAGCGGGGCCGGGAGGTCAAGGAATTTATGGAAAATAGCCTGGGCGAAGAGGGTATGGCCCGTTCCGTGCTGGTCTGCGCCACCGGGGATCAACCGCCCCTGTTGCGGATGAAATGCCTGCAAACCGCCACCGCCGTGGCCGAATACTTCCGGGATCAGGGTAAAAAAGTCTTCCTGATGACCGATACGGTTACCCGTTGCGCCATGTCCGGTCGGGAAGTGGGTCTAGCCATCGGCGAGCCGCCCACCATGAAGGGCTATCCGCCCTCTATCTTCTCCTGGTTACAAAAAGTGCTGGAGCGCACCGGCATTACGGAAAAAGGTTCCATTACCGCCCTGTATACGGTTCTGATGGAAGGCGATGACATCAACGACCCGGTGGTGGACACCGTTCGGGGGATTATCGATGGGCACATCTTCCTCTCCCGGAAGATCGCCGCCCAGAACCGCTATCCGGCCATTGATATTCTGGGCAGCGTCAGCCGTCTGTTCACGGAAATCTGCGATGAGGAGCATATGCGGGCCGCCGGTAAAATGCGGGAACTGATGGCCGTCTATCAGGACGCCCGTGACCTGATTGACGTGGGCGCCTACGAGCATGGTTCCAACCCCAAGATCGACGTGGCCATCCGCATGATGCCGGAAATTGATAACTTCCTGCGTCAGCGCATCAACGATGACGTCAGCATGGAGTCCACCCTCAACCAGTTAAAGGGCATGATGGCCGACGTGCAAATTTAA
- a CDS encoding WecB/TagA/CpsF family glycosyltransferase: MLYSPDLSIPQTREALGDDSQPGQLLPDPRSDIEGIGVDNISCLPALFERLRQEARRPGKSVFAALNIHIANIAHQNPTLRQFLQASDVVYCDGAGIVLASRLLGNPLPCRFTAADWLLDLWAYLSQHGITAFYLGGEPGIAEKALAQFEERMPQHTILGVHHGFILQDEALERQVIDRINALQPDVLFVGFGCPLQEMWIQRHQAALNVSVFYPIGATLDYLTRKVPRCPAWMGENGLEWLFRFLVEPRRMFGRYIVGNPWFLWRIGWQALQQRLG, from the coding sequence ATGCTCTACTCCCCTGATTTGTCCATCCCCCAGACCCGGGAGGCCCTTGGCGACGACAGCCAGCCCGGCCAGCTTCTGCCCGACCCGCGCAGCGATATTGAAGGCATTGGGGTGGATAACATCTCTTGTTTACCCGCCCTGTTTGAACGGTTGCGGCAAGAGGCCCGGCGGCCCGGCAAGTCTGTTTTCGCGGCCCTGAACATTCATATTGCCAATATTGCCCATCAAAACCCGACCCTGCGGCAGTTTTTGCAAGCCAGCGACGTGGTTTACTGCGATGGTGCCGGAATCGTGCTGGCTTCCAGACTGCTGGGCAACCCCTTGCCGTGCCGGTTTACCGCCGCCGACTGGCTTCTCGACCTGTGGGCTTACCTCAGCCAGCATGGCATCACCGCTTTCTATCTCGGCGGGGAGCCGGGCATCGCTGAAAAAGCCCTGGCCCAGTTTGAGGAGCGCATGCCACAGCACACCATTCTGGGTGTTCATCACGGCTTTATCCTGCAGGATGAAGCGCTGGAACGGCAGGTCATCGACCGCATCAACGCCCTGCAGCCCGATGTTTTATTCGTGGGTTTTGGCTGCCCCCTGCAAGAAATGTGGATTCAGCGGCATCAGGCCGCCTTGAACGTGTCCGTGTTCTACCCCATTGGGGCCACGCTGGATTACCTGACCCGCAAAGTGCCCCGTTGTCCGGCCTGGATGGGTGAAAACGGTCTGGAGTGGCTATTTCGCTTTCTGGTAGAGCCCCGCCGTATGTTTGGCCGCTATATTGTGGGCAACCCGTGGTTTTTGTGGCGTATTGGCTGGCAGGCCCTGCAACAACGCCTGGGTTAA
- a CDS encoding class I SAM-dependent methyltransferase, producing the protein MQFLQSKILDAYQPGSLAWQLRQKRFELFRQWLQQFPRPLKILDVGGTPAFWESMGFENQGQIHITLLNVEAYPVNNARFKGLGFTSLAGDATDLSRFADKSFDVVFSNSVIEHVGNDLRQWQMAREICRVGKAYFVQTPNLYFPIEAHFYFPFFQFLPIPLRAWLLYYFDLTGGGLKRTLLAWQHRLSFRRFHRRQEESWERCVQRVQSVRLMGAAKFRNLFPNGTLHAEKFLGLSKSFILYNPPLKAPQASNRVIYLPSASRAGV; encoded by the coding sequence ATGCAGTTTTTGCAATCCAAAATTCTAGACGCCTACCAGCCGGGCAGTCTGGCCTGGCAGCTGCGACAAAAACGCTTTGAGCTGTTTCGGCAATGGCTTCAGCAGTTCCCCCGCCCCCTCAAAATTCTGGATGTGGGGGGCACCCCGGCGTTTTGGGAGAGCATGGGCTTTGAGAATCAGGGACAAATTCACATCACCCTGCTGAACGTGGAAGCCTATCCGGTCAACAATGCCCGCTTTAAGGGGCTTGGCTTTACCAGTCTGGCCGGGGACGCCACCGATCTGTCCCGCTTTGCCGACAAGAGCTTTGATGTGGTTTTTTCCAATTCGGTGATCGAGCATGTGGGAAACGACCTGCGGCAGTGGCAAATGGCCCGGGAAATCTGCCGGGTGGGCAAGGCCTACTTTGTGCAAACGCCCAATTTGTACTTTCCCATTGAGGCCCATTTTTACTTCCCCTTTTTTCAGTTTTTGCCCATCCCCCTCCGGGCCTGGCTGCTGTATTACTTTGACCTGACCGGTGGGGGGCTGAAACGGACCCTGCTAGCCTGGCAGCACCGCCTGAGCTTTCGCCGCTTTCATCGCCGACAGGAGGAATCCTGGGAGCGCTGTGTGCAGCGGGTGCAATCCGTGCGACTGATGGGGGCGGCCAAATTTCGCAATTTATTTCCCAATGGCACCCTGCATGCGGAAAAATTCCTGGGGCTGAGCAAGTCCTTTATCCTGTACAACCCTCCGCTCAAAGCCCCTCAAGCCAGCAACCGGGTGATTTACCTGCCCTCGGCCTCCCGGGCCGGGGTGTAG
- a CDS encoding tetratricopeptide repeat protein translates to MRSRTPVAWPTEVLKLTPLLLAAVLAGWNAPALAIGPTVVAPQYHRAGDLIAASEFVPLSQASQQMARGQYGKALIPLIETVERNPVSVLGLYHLGNTYFELARQTDLPEQQAVYLNQAQQAFERVANLNNELTLVYFRLGKIALLKNDPQAAKRYYQQGILVDAKNAALIFNLARVHDQLGERTEAIRYYQQTLSVDPAFVFAYNNMGLLYEDLRDYQKAEAAYQQALKRDSNYNLARLNLGNLYAVLGQYQRSEKFLNDAQRLEPENEWVYYYLGNLWLRQGAYQDAVSAYSRALEINPKHATTYYLLAVSLTRLKRMDEALQASLNYVQLEPNGEYARELKSLILSVKLSQGHGERFQLKPMKTGP, encoded by the coding sequence TTGAGAAGCAGAACGCCGGTGGCTTGGCCTACCGAGGTATTGAAACTGACACCCCTGTTGCTGGCCGCAGTGCTGGCAGGATGGAACGCCCCGGCCTTGGCTATCGGGCCAACCGTGGTAGCGCCTCAATACCACCGGGCGGGCGATCTCATCGCCGCCTCCGAGTTCGTGCCCTTGAGTCAGGCCTCTCAACAAATGGCCCGGGGGCAGTATGGGAAGGCCCTGATTCCGCTGATTGAAACCGTGGAACGGAACCCGGTCAGCGTATTGGGCTTGTACCATTTGGGAAATACTTACTTTGAACTGGCCCGCCAGACGGATCTGCCGGAACAGCAAGCGGTCTACCTGAATCAGGCGCAACAGGCCTTTGAACGAGTGGCCAACCTGAACAATGAACTGACCCTGGTTTACTTTCGGCTCGGTAAAATCGCCCTGCTAAAAAACGATCCCCAAGCCGCCAAGCGCTATTACCAGCAAGGGATTCTGGTCGATGCCAAAAACGCCGCCCTGATTTTCAACCTGGCCCGGGTGCATGATCAGCTGGGGGAGCGGACGGAAGCCATTCGCTATTATCAGCAAACCCTGAGCGTTGACCCGGCCTTTGTGTTTGCCTACAACAACATGGGCCTGCTTTATGAAGACCTGCGGGACTATCAAAAAGCCGAAGCGGCCTACCAGCAAGCCCTCAAGCGGGATTCAAACTACAATCTGGCCCGCCTCAATCTGGGGAATTTGTACGCGGTGTTGGGACAATACCAGCGGTCGGAAAAATTCCTGAACGACGCCCAGCGCCTTGAGCCGGAGAACGAGTGGGTCTACTACTATCTGGGCAATCTGTGGTTGCGGCAGGGCGCCTATCAGGATGCCGTGAGCGCTTACAGCCGGGCTTTGGAAATCAACCCCAAGCATGCCACCACCTACTATTTACTGGCCGTTTCCCTCACCCGCCTGAAGCGGATGGATGAAGCCTTACAGGCCAGCCTGAACTATGTGCAACTGGAACCCAATGGCGAGTATGCCAGGGAACTGAAGAGCCTGATACTCTCCGTAAAATTATCCCAGGGGCATGGGGAGCGTTTTCAGTTGAAGCCCATGAAAACGGGGCCATAG
- a CDS encoding GGDEF domain-containing protein, producing MMASRPLKALKLKTASAVLLSSALGLKAHALTSSAAKTSTLEAYLGIALIVALIEFVALLWLRKKYDQLKAEVEISSRKTKHAMLQFESQAFYDPLTQLPNRRLFRDGLLQTIKLANRNKSRFCVIMADLDKFKPINDTLGHEAGDALLKQVVGRLKDVVRESDTIARYGGDEFAFVCPSLQERGAIATLCMRILSAIQAPFTLQGKEYVIGISLGIAVFPEHGLDEEVLIRHADTALYRAKEKRNTFVIYDPVQDSKIN from the coding sequence ATGATGGCTTCCAGACCCCTTAAGGCCCTAAAACTGAAAACCGCCAGTGCGGTTCTCTTATCAAGCGCCCTGGGCCTTAAAGCACACGCTTTAACCAGCTCAGCCGCCAAAACGTCAACCCTTGAGGCTTATTTGGGGATAGCCCTCATAGTGGCCTTGATCGAGTTTGTCGCCCTCTTGTGGCTCCGAAAAAAGTACGACCAACTCAAAGCGGAAGTGGAGATCTCCAGCCGGAAGACCAAGCACGCCATGCTCCAGTTTGAAAGCCAGGCCTTCTATGACCCACTCACCCAACTTCCCAATCGTCGGTTGTTTCGGGATGGCTTGTTGCAAACCATCAAACTGGCCAACCGGAACAAGAGCCGCTTTTGCGTGATCATGGCCGATTTGGATAAATTCAAGCCCATCAACGACACCCTGGGCCATGAGGCGGGTGATGCCTTACTCAAACAAGTGGTGGGCCGCTTGAAGGATGTGGTTCGGGAATCGGATACCATTGCCCGCTACGGTGGCGATGAATTCGCCTTTGTATGCCCCAGCCTACAGGAGCGAGGGGCGATTGCCACCTTGTGCATGCGTATTTTAAGCGCCATTCAGGCCCCATTCACCCTGCAGGGCAAAGAATACGTCATTGGCATCAGTCTGGGCATCGCCGTATTCCCCGAACATGGGCTGGATGAGGAAGTGCTGATCCGGCATGCGGATACCGCTTTGTACCGGGCCAAAGAAAAGCGGAACACCTTTGTCATTTACGATCCGGTGCAAGACAGCAAAATAAACTAA
- a CDS encoding type III pantothenate kinase — translation MDNGSNSDYHAATMNLLAVDIGNTDIKFGIFRDGQLTEQWRATGTRTHPEKFSAMLRDSLARTGLHFGALAYTSVVPDIETVFRKTIQYCYNLPDHRIFAVTPARIQLPLDFSHYPLGQLGMDRLVNACSARLLYPDTDLIIVDFGTATTFDLVSAKGVYWGGAIAPGLNTFAACLPEKTAKLPWVDITGKRAEEIGMGQNTIACLEAGLGIGYRGMVKELLKESIETLDTTEFLALATGGLAEVVLRVCGLEHRFQQTDPALTLKGLALLYDYNRLTLSLS, via the coding sequence TTGGACAACGGTAGTAATTCGGACTATCATGCCGCTACTATGAATTTGCTGGCCGTTGATATTGGCAATACGGATATCAAGTTTGGAATTTTTCGGGATGGACAGCTAACGGAACAGTGGCGGGCCACCGGCACCCGGACGCATCCGGAAAAGTTCAGCGCCATGCTGCGTGACAGTCTGGCCCGTACCGGCCTGCATTTTGGCGCTCTGGCCTACACCAGCGTGGTGCCGGATATTGAGACCGTTTTCCGCAAGACCATTCAGTATTGCTATAACCTGCCGGATCACCGTATTTTTGCCGTGACGCCGGCCCGCATTCAACTGCCGCTGGACTTTAGCCACTACCCGTTGGGGCAATTGGGCATGGATCGTCTGGTGAATGCCTGCAGCGCCCGGTTATTGTATCCCGACACGGATTTAATCATTGTGGATTTTGGGACGGCCACCACGTTTGATCTGGTCAGTGCGAAGGGCGTGTACTGGGGCGGGGCCATTGCGCCGGGCTTGAATACTTTTGCGGCCTGCCTGCCGGAGAAAACGGCCAAGCTGCCATGGGTGGACATCACGGGCAAGCGGGCTGAAGAGATTGGCATGGGCCAAAACACCATTGCCTGCCTGGAAGCAGGGTTGGGCATCGGCTACCGGGGCATGGTCAAAGAGTTGCTGAAGGAATCCATTGAAACGCTGGATACCACGGAGTTTTTAGCCCTGGCCACCGGCGGTCTGGCAGAAGTGGTGCTGCGGGTTTGCGGACTGGAGCATCGTTTTCAGCAGACGGACCCGGCTTTGACCCTGAAGGGGCTGGCCTTGTTGTATGACTATAACCGGCTGACCCTCTCGCTCAGCTAA
- a CDS encoding LCP family protein produces MTSVQTPPPKMVRKPPVRKRSKIPLLWLVIASGVICAALIFTGIKLFSIPWVLRNPVSQEPVFSWHGSPGQKVILVMGVDEPNRGQRENGESAFEGTRTDTMMLARINADKKQVSLVSIPRDSKVYLAGNRGIDKINAAHALGGPDLAVRTVQDSFGIPVDNFIVINLRGVRDLVDALGGIDVYVEKPMHYTDNTAKLFINFEPGNHHLDGKQAEAFLRFRHDQLGDIGRIRRQQQFIAAVSKKLREPGIVFKIPNMVQLASQYVETDLNPNDLLTLAFFGKDLNMNSLRTATLPGHPGGTRVSYWVIDPEPAQLILDRLILDNPQPLFGGSADTGKPLKVGIFYDPALASSLPQLIQKLEGQQFEVVCKDSQRRTSTQIIEHTSRVTDNLTDAVRKSDPRLEKARLIFAPVGTTFESNACSVGEDYTLILGADSRQ; encoded by the coding sequence GTGACCTCTGTTCAAACGCCACCGCCCAAGATGGTTCGCAAACCCCCGGTGCGCAAGCGCTCTAAAATCCCCCTCCTTTGGCTGGTCATTGCCTCGGGCGTGATATGCGCCGCGTTGATCTTTACCGGCATCAAGCTGTTTAGTATTCCCTGGGTGTTGCGGAATCCGGTATCTCAGGAGCCGGTGTTCTCCTGGCACGGATCACCCGGACAAAAGGTGATTTTGGTGATGGGCGTGGATGAACCCAACCGCGGTCAGCGAGAGAATGGGGAAAGCGCCTTTGAAGGCACCCGCACCGACACCATGATGCTGGCCCGCATCAACGCCGATAAAAAGCAGGTGTCTCTGGTTTCCATTCCCCGGGACAGCAAGGTCTATCTGGCAGGCAACCGTGGCATTGACAAAATTAACGCCGCCCACGCCCTGGGAGGGCCCGATTTAGCGGTGCGAACGGTTCAGGATTCTTTCGGCATACCGGTAGACAATTTTATTGTCATCAACCTGCGGGGCGTTCGGGACCTGGTGGATGCCCTGGGCGGCATTGACGTGTATGTGGAAAAGCCTATGCACTACACCGATAACACCGCCAAACTGTTTATCAACTTTGAACCGGGAAATCACCATCTGGATGGTAAGCAGGCCGAGGCGTTCCTGCGCTTCCGGCACGATCAGCTGGGTGATATCGGACGCATTCGACGGCAACAGCAATTTATCGCCGCGGTGTCCAAAAAGCTGCGGGAGCCGGGCATTGTGTTTAAAATCCCCAACATGGTGCAATTGGCCAGTCAGTATGTGGAAACGGATTTAAATCCCAACGACTTGCTGACCCTGGCCTTTTTTGGCAAGGACTTGAATATGAACAGCCTGCGCACGGCCACCCTGCCCGGACATCCCGGCGGCACCCGCGTGAGCTACTGGGTCATCGATCCGGAACCGGCCCAACTCATCCTGGATCGCCTGATTCTGGACAATCCCCAGCCCCTGTTTGGAGGTTCCGCCGATACCGGTAAGCCCCTGAAGGTGGGGATTTTCTACGATCCGGCGCTGGCCAGCAGCCTGCCCCAGTTGATTCAGAAGCTGGAGGGTCAGCAGTTTGAAGTGGTTTGTAAAGATAGCCAGCGTCGAACCAGCACCCAGATTATCGAGCATACCAGCCGGGTGACGGACAACCTGACCGATGCCGTGCGCAAGTCCGACCCGCGCCTGGAGAAGGCTCGCTTGATCTTTGCGCCTGTGGGCACTACATTTGAGAGTAACGCCTGTAGCGTGGGAGAAGATTACACCCTGATCCTCGGAGCGGACAGCCGTCAGTAG
- a CDS encoding type II toxin-antitoxin system death-on-curing family toxin, translated as MSHNFPTLQEALAIHRLLIAEFGGHPGVRDMGALEAALFRPQLGYYEGLIEEAAALMESLANNHPFIDGNKRVALFMTDTFLRMNGQYIDCDNTKTYQDFMNWFETGQFRFDKLLWWLSSVVKPL; from the coding sequence ATGAGTCATAACTTCCCAACACTGCAAGAGGCGCTTGCGATTCATCGGCTTCTGATTGCCGAGTTTGGTGGACATCCGGGCGTTCGGGACATGGGTGCCTTGGAAGCCGCTTTGTTCAGACCCCAGCTTGGTTACTATGAGGGATTAATTGAAGAGGCTGCCGCTTTAATGGAAAGTTTGGCCAACAACCACCCTTTCATTGACGGTAATAAGCGAGTGGCTCTCTTTATGACTGATACCTTCTTGCGGATGAACGGTCAATATATTGATTGTGATAATACCAAGACTTATCAGGATTTTATGAACTGGTTTGAAACAGGGCAATTCCGTTTTGACAAGTTGCTCTGGTGGCTGAGCTCCGTTGTAAAACCGTTGTAA
- a CDS encoding SRPBCC family protein: MRVPDKRPFGKLGQQGCSKTKPLALLGLTVGIALGASLIPAQAEPENMLMISVAPVAKFSNLKTVKAQVLIQAPPALVWDMLTDYPGVSEILPGYERTRVLSRSGSTTLMDVGMRVSNLLPLYKYRVRAQENEAQRQLSMTRIAGDFKSLQANYKLTPQNNGKATLLSYQLSIDPGVSLPGSTGLIRNNTLKSLNALERHAELAFRKGEIGQR, from the coding sequence GTGCGTGTACCGGACAAGAGACCATTCGGCAAACTCGGTCAACAGGGTTGTAGCAAGACCAAGCCGCTGGCTTTGCTGGGTCTGACAGTTGGCATCGCCCTGGGGGCCAGCCTGATTCCGGCCCAGGCCGAGCCGGAAAACATGCTCATGATATCCGTGGCGCCCGTGGCCAAGTTCAGCAACCTGAAAACCGTGAAGGCTCAGGTACTCATTCAGGCTCCTCCTGCGCTGGTCTGGGATATGCTGACCGACTATCCGGGGGTCTCCGAGATTTTGCCCGGTTATGAACGCACCAGGGTACTGAGCCGCAGTGGTTCCACCACTTTAATGGATGTGGGGATGCGGGTTTCTAACCTCCTGCCCCTTTACAAATACCGGGTGCGGGCGCAGGAGAACGAGGCCCAGCGACAGTTGAGCATGACCCGCATTGCCGGTGACTTCAAGTCTTTGCAGGCGAATTATAAACTAACGCCACAGAACAACGGTAAAGCCACCTTGCTCAGCTATCAGTTAAGCATTGATCCGGGCGTTTCGCTGCCGGGTTCCACCGGGTTAATCCGCAACAACACACTCAAATCACTGAACGCGCTGGAGCGTCATGCCGAGCTGGCCTTCCGCAAGGGAGAGATTGGACAACGGTAG
- a CDS encoding MFS transporter, with protein MTESSTKRGLSPVFVIFFTILIDMIGFGIVIPILPLYSLHFNATDWQIGILFGCFSLMQLIFAPLLGRWSDRIGRRPILLLSILGTSLSFLIMGLANTLWLLFLGRLIDGASGGNIPTAQAYIADVTPLEKRSGAMGLIGAAFGLGFVIGPAIGGLLGHYSIQLPFYVAAGLALLNAVAIYLFLPESLNEAQRKAHPAVSGSLVQNFLQVKNSRLGTVMWVSLLSTLAFSLVTALFTLFTAHRLQWHARENGWLFAYIGMLGVLIQGGMLRRMVPKVGEKPLIIVGSVFLFISMALLPVSSNLIWVVVASSALAIGNSLVTPLVSGLASKSADAQSQGIVLGVLQSTASLGRMFGPMVGGFLLQYDANTNNALYGISPFWFSALLMVATVVVALRLPEDAMPDSAVKHP; from the coding sequence ATGACCGAATCTTCTACCAAGCGTGGCCTATCGCCCGTTTTCGTTATTTTTTTCACCATCCTCATCGACATGATTGGTTTTGGTATCGTTATTCCCATTCTTCCCCTGTATTCGCTGCACTTTAACGCCACGGACTGGCAAATTGGTATCCTGTTCGGCTGCTTTTCGCTGATGCAGCTCATTTTTGCCCCGCTGCTTGGCCGCTGGTCGGATCGCATCGGGCGTCGCCCCATCCTGTTGCTCAGCATTCTGGGCACCTCCCTCAGCTTCCTTATTATGGGGCTGGCCAACACCCTGTGGCTGCTTTTTCTGGGACGCCTCATTGATGGCGCTTCAGGCGGGAACATTCCCACCGCCCAAGCCTATATTGCCGATGTCACGCCTCTGGAAAAGCGCTCCGGGGCCATGGGCCTGATTGGGGCGGCTTTTGGGCTTGGTTTTGTGATTGGTCCGGCCATTGGGGGCCTGTTAGGCCACTATTCCATTCAGTTGCCTTTTTATGTCGCTGCCGGACTCGCTTTACTGAACGCCGTGGCCATTTATCTTTTTCTGCCGGAGAGCCTGAATGAGGCGCAGCGCAAAGCCCACCCTGCCGTTTCTGGCTCGCTGGTGCAGAATTTTTTACAGGTCAAAAATAGTCGCCTCGGCACGGTAATGTGGGTCTCTCTGCTTTCTACCCTGGCTTTTTCTCTGGTGACTGCCCTGTTCACCCTGTTTACGGCCCATCGTTTGCAATGGCACGCCCGCGAGAATGGCTGGTTGTTTGCCTACATTGGTATGCTGGGCGTTTTGATCCAGGGCGGAATGCTGCGCCGCATGGTGCCGAAAGTGGGCGAAAAACCGCTGATTATCGTGGGTAGTGTGTTCCTGTTTATCAGCATGGCTTTGTTGCCAGTCAGTAGCAACCTGATTTGGGTGGTGGTGGCCTCTTCGGCCCTGGCCATTGGCAACAGTCTGGTCACTCCGCTGGTTAGCGGTCTGGCCTCCAAGTCCGCCGATGCCCAATCGCAAGGCATTGTGCTGGGCGTGCTGCAGTCCACGGCCAGCCTGGGTAGGATGTTTGGGCCTATGGTGGGCGGCTTTTTACTGCAATACGACGCCAACACCAACAATGCCCTCTATGGTATTTCACCCTTCTGGTTTTCCGCTTTGCTGATGGTGGCCACGGTGGTGGTGGCCCTGCGCCTGCCTGAGGATGCCATGCCTGACTCAGCCGTCAAGCACCCCTGA
- a CDS encoding Fpg/Nei family DNA glycosylase encodes MPELPEVETFRRFTERYALHSPVTDIRVFRPKILENTTEAALQEALTGRCLGETRRVGKHLLVKIAPLPKIESEPQAGWLFLHFGMTGYLSFERDGQTVVNAYGNPALPQAHIRVQLVLADGGLFNFHEQRMFGKLGLTADADRYFEARKLGPDALNVDRETFVTALQKRKGQLKPALMDQSLVAGVGNVYADEALYQSGLHPGRQACGLSAKEAKALHQQVVDVLQRTVDVAADRDHLPAHYMLHQRHPKAVCPKAGHPLHIAPFGGRTTYFCSVCQA; translated from the coding sequence ATGCCTGAATTACCGGAGGTGGAAACCTTTCGCCGCTTTACGGAGCGATACGCCTTGCACAGCCCGGTGACTGACATTCGGGTGTTCAGGCCTAAAATTCTGGAAAATACGACAGAAGCGGCATTGCAGGAAGCCTTGACTGGACGGTGTTTGGGAGAAACCCGCAGGGTGGGTAAGCACTTGTTGGTGAAAATTGCCCCGCTCCCGAAGATAGAATCCGAGCCGCAGGCGGGCTGGCTATTTCTGCACTTTGGCATGACCGGCTACCTGAGCTTCGAACGAGACGGGCAGACCGTGGTCAATGCCTACGGCAATCCGGCGCTGCCACAAGCCCATATTCGGGTGCAACTGGTTCTGGCCGACGGCGGCCTGTTCAATTTTCATGAGCAGCGCATGTTTGGCAAACTGGGCTTGACTGCCGACGCGGATCGCTATTTTGAAGCCCGCAAACTGGGGCCGGATGCCTTGAACGTGGATCGAGAGACTTTTGTGACGGCCCTCCAAAAGCGCAAGGGACAACTGAAGCCAGCGCTCATGGATCAATCTCTGGTGGCCGGGGTGGGAAACGTTTACGCCGATGAGGCCCTGTATCAGAGTGGACTGCATCCGGGACGGCAGGCCTGTGGATTAAGCGCTAAAGAGGCAAAGGCCTTGCACCAGCAGGTGGTGGACGTTTTACAACGCACTGTGGACGTGGCCGCCGACCGGGATCACTTACCAGCCCATTACATGCTCCACCAGCGACACCCCAAGGCGGTTTGTCCCAAAGCGGGACACCCCTTGCACATTGCGCCCTTTGGGGGACGCACCACCTATTTTTGTTCGGTCTGCCAAGCCTGA